From a single Deltaproteobacteria bacterium genomic region:
- the gloA gene encoding lactoylglutathione lyase: protein MRILHTMLRVGDLERSLAFYTGPLSMKLLRKRDFPGGRFTLAFLGYGDESESATLELTHNWDTSRYEIGTGYGHVAIAVEDIYQTCARLREAGVAITREPGPMQHGTTVLAFIADPDGYKIELIQRP, encoded by the coding sequence TTGAGGATCCTGCACACCATGCTCCGCGTCGGGGATCTCGAGCGATCGCTCGCGTTCTACACCGGACCGCTATCGATGAAGCTGCTGCGCAAGCGCGACTTTCCGGGCGGGCGGTTCACGCTCGCGTTCCTGGGCTACGGCGACGAGTCCGAATCCGCGACGCTCGAGCTGACGCACAACTGGGACACGAGCCGCTACGAGATCGGCACGGGTTACGGGCACGTCGCAATCGCGGTCGAGGACATCTACCAGACCTGCGCGCGCCTGCGCGAAGCGGGTGTCGCGATCACGCGCGAGCCCGGCCCGATGCAGCACGGCACGACCGTGCTGGCGTTCATCGCGGATCCGGACGGCTACAAGATCGAGCTGATCCAGCGCCCGTAG
- a CDS encoding Gfo/Idh/MocA family oxidoreductase — translation MSAVLVKSFALVGAGRASRDWLELLPEFPELSLEAVVDPDPERRRAIPARGFASVAAMLEAGRVPRIAVLCTPPSLHLELAEPLLRAGVDLLVEPPLATTPADADRIAEIAERLDRCAVTGGRLRTSAAVAASRARIDAGEIGRLCAVEVSLGVKRDSSEGWRGDPALSGGGVWMELGPDALDVAEAFAGPVRRIRILEAASLQGADVEDEVRVETTHDSGIVGLLRLSWNDLPSRPIARCIGDRGEIVLGSAQTLLRRESGREEVISDELGPVSMCAALLNDFLRECRGRERRVDSGAQTLAWIHAGYRSLTSRRWELA, via the coding sequence ATGTCTGCCGTCCTGGTGAAGTCGTTCGCGCTCGTCGGTGCCGGCCGCGCCTCGCGGGACTGGCTCGAGCTGCTGCCGGAGTTCCCGGAGCTGTCGCTCGAGGCGGTGGTCGATCCGGACCCGGAGCGGAGGCGCGCGATCCCGGCGCGGGGCTTCGCGAGCGTGGCCGCGATGCTCGAAGCGGGCCGCGTGCCGCGCATCGCAGTTCTGTGTACACCGCCGTCGCTGCACCTCGAGCTCGCCGAGCCGCTGCTGCGCGCCGGTGTCGACCTGCTGGTCGAACCTCCGCTCGCGACCACGCCCGCCGACGCGGACCGGATCGCGGAGATCGCGGAGCGGCTGGATCGCTGCGCCGTCACGGGCGGACGCCTGCGCACGTCGGCGGCCGTCGCGGCCTCCCGAGCCCGGATCGACGCCGGCGAGATCGGCCGGCTCTGCGCGGTCGAGGTCTCGCTCGGCGTGAAGCGCGACTCGAGCGAGGGCTGGCGGGGCGACCCCGCCCTCTCGGGCGGCGGGGTCTGGATGGAGCTCGGGCCGGACGCGCTCGACGTCGCCGAGGCCTTCGCGGGTCCCGTCCGGCGCATCCGCATTCTCGAGGCCGCGAGCCTTCAGGGCGCAGACGTCGAGGACGAGGTTCGCGTCGAGACCACTCACGACTCCGGCATCGTCGGGCTGCTCCGCCTGTCCTGGAACGACCTGCCGAGCCGGCCGATCGCGCGCTGCATCGGCGATCGCGGCGAGATCGTGCTCGGCAGCGCGCAGACCCTGCTGCGCCGCGAGAGCGGCCGCGAGGAGGTCATCTCGGACGAGCTCGGCCCGGTCTCGATGTGCGCCGCGCTGTTGAACGACTTCCTGCGCGAGTGCCGGGGTCGCGAGCGGCGCGTGGATTCGGGCGCGCAGACGCTCGCATGGATCCACGCCGGCTACCGCAGCCTGACCAGCCGGCGCTGGGAGCTGGCGTGA
- the ispG gene encoding (E)-4-hydroxy-3-methylbut-2-enyl-diphosphate synthase, which translates to MSAQTPRNRTRRVQAGPVAIGGGAPISVQSMCATRTQDVAATVAQAEALAAAGAGLVRVAVDSKADAEALAEIHARTPVPLVVDLQESYRLASAVAKHIAKLRYNPGHLHHHERGRSTRDKVAWLADVAGGAGCALRVGVNCGSVAPEYDERFPGDSIGAMVACAVDHCALLDGFGFTNFVVSLKDSDPAKVVEANERFSRERPDVPLHLGVTEAGLLPMGEIKTRIAFEKLLARGIGDTLRVSLTLPNDRKHEEVLVALRILADVEAGRFRSVPELSGLNIISCPSCSRVENEAFVELAEKVRELTRYAADQDVTIAVMGCRVNGPGETDDADLGLWCGPRAVNLKRGGERLGAFGYDEVLVRLKVELDRIVASRASRTGAGR; encoded by the coding sequence GTGAGCGCGCAGACCCCCCGCAATCGAACGCGCCGTGTGCAGGCCGGCCCGGTCGCGATCGGCGGCGGAGCGCCGATCTCGGTCCAGAGCATGTGCGCGACCCGCACGCAGGACGTCGCCGCCACGGTGGCGCAGGCCGAGGCGCTGGCGGCGGCGGGAGCCGGGCTGGTGCGGGTCGCGGTCGACAGCAAGGCCGACGCCGAAGCCCTGGCCGAGATCCACGCGCGCACGCCGGTGCCGCTCGTCGTCGACCTGCAGGAGAGCTACCGACTCGCCTCCGCGGTCGCGAAGCACATCGCGAAGCTGCGCTACAACCCTGGACACCTGCACCACCACGAGCGCGGCCGCAGCACGCGCGACAAGGTCGCCTGGCTCGCGGACGTCGCGGGCGGCGCGGGCTGCGCGCTCCGCGTCGGCGTGAACTGCGGCTCCGTCGCGCCGGAGTACGACGAGCGCTTTCCGGGCGACTCGATCGGCGCGATGGTGGCCTGCGCGGTCGACCACTGCGCGCTGCTCGACGGGTTCGGCTTCACGAACTTCGTCGTGTCGCTCAAGGACTCCGACCCCGCGAAGGTGGTCGAGGCGAACGAGCGCTTCAGCCGCGAGCGCCCCGACGTACCGCTGCACCTCGGCGTCACCGAGGCGGGGCTGCTGCCGATGGGCGAGATCAAGACGCGGATCGCGTTCGAGAAGCTGCTCGCGCGCGGGATCGGCGACACGCTCCGCGTCTCCCTCACGCTGCCCAACGACCGCAAGCACGAAGAGGTCCTGGTCGCGCTGCGCATCCTCGCCGACGTCGAGGCGGGGCGCTTCCGCTCCGTGCCCGAGCTCTCGGGTCTGAACATCATCTCGTGCCCGTCCTGCTCGCGCGTCGAGAACGAGGCGTTCGTGGAGCTGGCGGAGAAGGTTCGTGAGCTGACCCGCTACGCGGCCGATCAGGACGTGACGATCGCGGTCATGGGCTGCCGCGTGAACGGCCCCGGCGAGACGGACGACGCGGATCTCGGCCTCTGGTGCGGCCCGCGCGCCGTGAACCTGAAGCGCGGCGGCGAGCGGCTCGGCGCGTTCGGCTACGACGAGGTGCTGGTGCGGCTGAAGGTCGAGCTCGATCGCATCGTCGCGTCGCGGGCATCGCGGACGGGAGCGGGTCGTTGA